The Microbacterium luteum genome includes a region encoding these proteins:
- a CDS encoding Na+/H+ antiporter NhaC family protein gives MIESAPWLTVIPPVVAIVLAIVTKKVMISLGAGVLVAALLIAEFDPLRTLALVWESFAVLFWEDGALNTWYIYILLFIVLLGVIAAFILMSGGTQAFADWAVKRIRTRRGGQILPAILGIVIFIDDYFNALAVGQISRPVTDQHRISRAKLAYIVDSTSAPIAVLAPFSSWGAYIIGILAPIVAASTLSISSVEAFLGAAASNYYAIAAALLVWLVIVFRADFGAMRREERRALVEGRPYADGEVIPGQLTDNLPVHRPGAKRAIIVPFVALVIGVFAGIVWTGYSASGSWAPVDILASTDTSLALIYGGILGLACAIYYYVRYTNDNPRFGWSSFGQGWLGGLKAMSPAIGILILAWMLGGLIDMLGTGAYLGELVEASDVPPAWLIPIVFLLAAAMAFSTGTSWGSFGLLLPIVGGIANAVDAPELLLPMLGAVLAGAVAGDHSSPISDTTILSSTGAGCNVITHVVTQLPFVAVAAVSALLGYVVLAATTLVWLGLIVTVVALAGGVLAIRAIRKPVEEEAAARPDEARPA, from the coding sequence ATGATCGAATCCGCACCGTGGCTGACGGTGATCCCTCCGGTCGTGGCGATCGTCCTCGCGATCGTCACGAAGAAGGTGATGATCAGCCTGGGCGCCGGCGTTCTCGTCGCCGCGCTGCTCATCGCCGAGTTCGATCCCCTGCGCACGCTCGCGCTCGTATGGGAATCCTTCGCGGTGCTGTTCTGGGAGGACGGCGCCCTCAACACCTGGTACATCTACATCCTGCTGTTCATCGTTCTCCTCGGGGTGATCGCGGCCTTCATCCTCATGTCCGGCGGCACCCAGGCGTTCGCCGATTGGGCCGTGAAGCGCATCCGCACCCGCCGCGGTGGGCAGATCCTGCCTGCGATCCTCGGCATCGTCATCTTCATCGACGACTACTTCAACGCCCTTGCGGTCGGCCAGATCAGCCGGCCCGTCACCGATCAGCACCGCATCTCGAGGGCGAAGCTCGCGTACATCGTCGACTCGACGTCGGCGCCCATCGCGGTGCTCGCCCCGTTCTCCAGCTGGGGCGCCTACATCATCGGCATCCTCGCCCCGATCGTCGCCGCCTCGACCCTCAGCATCAGCAGCGTCGAGGCGTTCCTCGGCGCCGCGGCGTCGAACTACTACGCGATCGCGGCCGCCCTGCTGGTGTGGCTGGTCATCGTCTTCCGGGCGGACTTCGGCGCGATGCGCCGCGAGGAGCGGCGCGCCCTCGTGGAGGGTCGCCCGTACGCCGACGGCGAGGTGATCCCCGGGCAGCTCACCGACAACCTCCCCGTGCACCGCCCCGGAGCCAAGCGGGCGATCATCGTGCCGTTCGTCGCCCTCGTGATCGGCGTCTTCGCGGGCATCGTGTGGACCGGGTACTCCGCGTCGGGATCATGGGCGCCGGTGGACATCCTGGCCTCGACCGACACGAGCCTCGCCCTCATCTACGGTGGCATCCTCGGGCTCGCGTGCGCGATCTATTACTACGTGCGCTACACGAACGACAACCCCCGCTTCGGCTGGAGCAGCTTCGGGCAGGGATGGCTCGGCGGCCTCAAGGCGATGTCTCCGGCGATCGGCATCCTCATCCTGGCGTGGATGCTCGGCGGTCTCATCGACATGCTGGGCACGGGTGCATATCTCGGTGAACTCGTCGAGGCGTCCGACGTGCCGCCGGCCTGGCTCATCCCGATCGTGTTCCTGCTCGCCGCGGCGATGGCCTTCTCGACGGGCACGTCGTGGGGATCGTTCGGGCTCCTGCTGCCGATCGTCGGCGGCATCGCCAACGCGGTGGATGCGCCGGAGCTGCTGCTGCCCATGCTCGGCGCCGTGCTGGCCGGTGCGGTCGCGGGCGACCACAGCTCCCCCATCTCCGACACGACGATCCTGTCCTCGACCGGAGCCGGCTGCAACGTGATCACCCACGTCGTCACGCAGCTGCCGTTCGTGGCCGTCGCCGCCGTCTCGGCGCTGCTCGGCTACGTCGTGCTCGCCGCGACGACGCTGGTGTGGCTCGGGCTGATCGTCACCGTCGTGGCTCTGGCCGGCGGCGTCCTCGCGATCCGCGCGATCAGGAAGCCTGTGGAAGAGGAAGCGGCTGCGCGGCCCGACGAGGCTCGGCCAGCTTGA
- a CDS encoding trans-sulfuration enzyme family protein, protein MTIRPNRSDPDSVRDATWAVHGGNAPDPGTGALRTPLVMANSYVLPEDPSTIDWSDTEGLVYTRNGGVNQIALERKLAAMEGGEAAAVFASGVAALHAVFFTLLKSGDHVVVSDVGYEAVWRLFSELLPERYGIEATFVDVSDPAAVRAALRPETRMIHVETIANPTTQVADIRGLADIAHEVGAIFTVDSTFTPPPFYRPLYDGADLVIHSLTKYINGHGDALGGAVIGDAGLVDRVRRDALVDVGGVISPFNAWLILRGSVTLPLRLQQHFASATTIARLLDADPRIAFVAYPGLSNHPDHEVATRQFVGRGYGGMLAFALDGDADLQNTFVSQLGVITSAFSLGHDESLIVHVGTETRGGAENYPEAFRRFGHLRLSVGLEDVDDLVADITTALERTLG, encoded by the coding sequence ATGACGATCCGTCCGAACCGCAGCGATCCCGATTCCGTGCGCGACGCCACGTGGGCGGTGCACGGCGGCAACGCACCCGACCCCGGCACCGGCGCCCTGCGGACGCCTCTCGTGATGGCGAACTCCTACGTGCTCCCGGAGGATCCCTCGACCATCGACTGGTCCGACACCGAGGGGCTCGTCTACACCCGGAACGGCGGCGTCAACCAGATCGCGCTCGAGCGCAAGCTCGCCGCGATGGAGGGCGGCGAGGCGGCGGCGGTGTTCGCGTCGGGGGTCGCGGCACTGCACGCGGTGTTCTTCACCCTCTTGAAGAGCGGCGATCACGTCGTCGTCTCCGACGTGGGATACGAAGCCGTGTGGCGCCTGTTCAGTGAGCTGCTGCCGGAGCGGTACGGCATCGAGGCGACCTTCGTCGACGTGTCCGATCCCGCTGCGGTGCGGGCGGCGCTGCGGCCCGAGACGCGCATGATCCACGTCGAGACCATCGCCAATCCCACCACGCAGGTCGCCGACATCCGGGGTCTCGCCGATATCGCGCACGAGGTGGGCGCGATCTTCACGGTCGACAGCACCTTCACCCCGCCCCCGTTCTACCGGCCGCTCTACGACGGGGCCGACCTCGTCATCCACTCCCTCACGAAGTACATCAACGGCCACGGTGACGCCCTCGGCGGTGCGGTCATCGGCGACGCCGGGCTCGTCGACCGCGTCAGGCGGGATGCGCTGGTCGACGTGGGCGGGGTGATCTCGCCGTTCAACGCCTGGCTGATCCTGCGCGGATCGGTGACGCTGCCCCTGCGCCTGCAGCAGCACTTCGCCTCCGCGACGACGATCGCCCGGCTGCTCGACGCGGATCCGCGCATCGCGTTCGTGGCCTATCCGGGTCTCAGCAACCACCCCGACCACGAGGTCGCGACCCGGCAGTTCGTCGGGCGCGGCTACGGCGGCATGCTCGCGTTCGCGCTCGACGGCGACGCCGACCTGCAGAACACGTTCGTGTCGCAGCTGGGCGTCATCACCTCGGCGTTCTCCCTCGGGCACGACGAGTCGCTGATCGTGCACGTGGGCACCGAGACGCGAGGCGGCGCGGAGAACTACCCCGAGGCGTTCCGGCGCTTCGGGCACCTGCGGCTCTCAGTGGGTCTCGAAGACGTCGATGATCTCGTCGCCGACATCACCACGGCGCTGGAGCGCACCCTCGGCTGA
- a CDS encoding FAD-dependent oxidoreductase, with protein sequence MTLRTQVCIAGGGPAGVLLGLLLARERVDVVVLEKHDDFFRDFRGDTVHPSTLNLIDDLGLRSAFDAIAHKPLPKLDAVVNGVRVHAIDFTSLPKPNRFLTLMPQWDLLDMLAEAGRQHPSFHLIMGAEVTGVRRDADGRVSGVHARTAEGDLGVEASLTVAADGRDSTVREALGMQPRDYGVPADVAWFRLPEPPTPLPDTLAWISEETMLVTFPRPGYLQSGMLIPKGSFDALRAEGIDAFRARIARAVPRLAAQAAELGSFENVKLLSVQINRLDRWHTPGALLIGDAAHAMSPAFGVGINYAVQDAVAAARLLAPALRSGAESVIDRAAAAVQGRRERPTAMMQRIQRAVHARIATGRGVKILDDPPTRRQRIAMRLALPLLRPLAARIVGYGFRPERLR encoded by the coding sequence ATGACGCTCCGCACGCAGGTGTGCATCGCCGGCGGGGGACCGGCAGGGGTCCTGCTCGGACTGCTGCTCGCCCGCGAGCGAGTGGATGTCGTCGTGCTCGAGAAGCACGACGACTTCTTCCGCGACTTCCGGGGTGACACCGTCCATCCGTCGACGCTGAACCTGATCGACGACCTCGGCCTGCGCTCGGCGTTCGACGCCATCGCGCACAAGCCGCTGCCGAAGCTCGACGCGGTGGTCAACGGCGTGCGGGTGCACGCGATCGACTTCACCTCGCTGCCGAAGCCGAACCGCTTCCTCACCCTCATGCCGCAGTGGGACCTGCTCGACATGCTCGCCGAGGCCGGGAGGCAGCATCCGTCGTTCCACCTGATCATGGGGGCGGAGGTCACGGGCGTGCGCCGAGATGCGGATGGCCGGGTCTCCGGCGTGCACGCGCGCACGGCCGAAGGCGACCTCGGGGTCGAGGCTTCGCTGACCGTGGCCGCCGACGGTCGCGATTCGACGGTGCGCGAGGCGCTCGGGATGCAGCCGCGGGACTATGGCGTACCGGCCGATGTGGCCTGGTTCCGGCTGCCGGAACCACCGACGCCTCTGCCCGACACGCTGGCGTGGATCAGCGAGGAGACGATGCTCGTGACGTTTCCCCGGCCGGGATACCTGCAGAGCGGCATGCTCATCCCGAAGGGGTCCTTCGACGCGCTCCGTGCGGAGGGGATCGACGCCTTCCGGGCGCGGATCGCGCGCGCCGTGCCGCGACTGGCCGCCCAGGCGGCCGAACTGGGCTCGTTCGAGAACGTCAAGCTGCTCTCGGTGCAGATCAACCGTCTCGACCGGTGGCACACGCCCGGTGCCCTGCTGATCGGCGACGCGGCGCATGCGATGTCTCCCGCGTTCGGCGTGGGCATCAACTACGCCGTGCAGGACGCCGTGGCCGCCGCGCGCCTGCTGGCACCCGCCCTCCGATCCGGCGCGGAATCGGTGATCGACCGCGCGGCGGCTGCGGTGCAGGGTCGGCGTGAGCGTCCGACGGCGATGATGCAGCGCATCCAGCGTGCCGTGCACGCCCGGATCGCGACCGGCCGGGGCGTGAAGATCCTGGATGACCCGCCGACCCGCCGGCAGCGCATCGCGATGCGCCTCGCGCTGCCGCTGCTGCGGCCGCTCGCCGCGCGCATCGTCGGATACGGATTCCGTCCCGAGCGCCTTCGCTGA
- a CDS encoding TIGR03618 family F420-dependent PPOX class oxidoreductase, producing the protein MTRSLDSLSADGQAFLADYHLATLSTMAKDGGIHVVAVGYTVHEGAVRIITSDGSQKVRNIERDSRASVGQVAGPQWMSIAGRAVIERDVDAVALAERLYGLRYRTPRPNPQRVVIRLTPDRVLGSAPLFTA; encoded by the coding sequence ATGACCCGCTCACTCGACTCCCTGTCCGCCGACGGCCAGGCCTTCCTTGCCGACTACCACCTCGCCACCCTGTCGACCATGGCCAAGGACGGCGGCATCCACGTCGTCGCGGTCGGCTACACCGTGCACGAGGGCGCGGTGCGGATCATCACCTCCGACGGCAGCCAGAAGGTGCGCAACATCGAACGCGATTCCCGGGCGAGCGTGGGTCAGGTGGCGGGGCCGCAGTGGATGTCGATCGCCGGCCGTGCCGTGATCGAGCGCGATGTCGATGCCGTCGCGCTGGCTGAGCGTCTCTACGGCCTGCGGTATCGCACGCCGCGCCCCAACCCGCAGCGCGTGGTCATCCGGCTCACCCCCGACCGCGTTCTGGGTTCGGCGCCGCTCTTCACCGCCTGA
- a CDS encoding oxidoreductase: MASSTPTPVALVTGASSGIGLATALALLEKGWAVYGGARRVDRMNAISDAGGTAIELDVTDEASMTAAVDRIVGERGRIDVLVNNAGYGSYGALEDVPLDEARRQFDVNIFGLALLTQLVLPTMRQLGRGRIINISSIGAHIYEPLGSWYHATKFAVEGLSDSLRLELAPHGIDVVIVQPGPVRTEWNTISRESLLEHSGDGAYAGQAQRMYANYTRVDEGPMSASPEDVARTIVTAVTTSRPRSRYAVPFSAGLIVRLRHTLPDRVMDAILSRMA; the protein is encoded by the coding sequence ATGGCCTCCTCCACCCCCACGCCCGTCGCCCTCGTCACCGGCGCCTCGTCCGGCATCGGCCTCGCGACCGCCCTCGCCCTCCTCGAGAAGGGCTGGGCCGTCTACGGGGGCGCGCGCCGCGTCGACCGGATGAACGCCATCAGCGACGCCGGCGGAACAGCGATCGAACTCGACGTGACCGACGAGGCGTCGATGACGGCCGCGGTCGACCGCATCGTCGGCGAGCGCGGCCGCATCGACGTGCTGGTGAACAACGCCGGCTACGGCTCCTACGGGGCCCTCGAAGACGTTCCGCTCGACGAAGCGCGGCGGCAGTTCGACGTCAACATCTTCGGCCTGGCCCTCCTGACCCAGCTCGTGCTGCCGACGATGCGCCAGCTCGGTCGCGGGCGCATCATCAACATCTCCTCGATCGGCGCGCACATCTACGAGCCCCTGGGCAGCTGGTACCACGCCACCAAGTTCGCCGTCGAGGGGCTCAGCGACTCCCTGCGCCTGGAACTGGCACCGCACGGCATCGACGTCGTGATCGTGCAGCCGGGCCCGGTGCGCACCGAGTGGAACACCATCTCGCGCGAGAGCCTCCTCGAGCACTCCGGCGATGGCGCGTATGCGGGGCAGGCCCAGCGGATGTACGCGAACTACACGCGCGTCGACGAGGGACCGATGTCGGCCTCGCCCGAGGACGTCGCCCGGACGATCGTGACGGCCGTGACGACGAGCCGCCCACGCAGCCGCTACGCGGTCCCGTTCTCGGCGGGACTCATCGTGAGACTGCGGCATACGCTTCCCGACCGGGTCATGGATGCGATCCTCTCCCGGATGGCGTGA
- a CDS encoding GIY-YIG nuclease family protein, whose product MTSATPGRAMRTAPGAMPGPCLLCGGTRGTRADDGWRCAVCLWRYGDAPDADLPPPRVDVVYYLRFDARVKIGTSARPRQRLAAIRHDELLAFEPGDRARERERHIRFAALREGGEWFRADRDLLSFVADLRGDTDPWHAYARWIGDAYRARG is encoded by the coding sequence GTGACCAGTGCGACACCGGGCCGTGCGATGCGGACGGCGCCGGGTGCGATGCCGGGGCCGTGCCTCCTGTGCGGCGGCACCCGCGGCACCCGCGCCGACGACGGATGGCGGTGCGCGGTGTGCCTGTGGCGCTACGGCGACGCACCCGACGCCGACCTCCCGCCGCCGCGGGTCGACGTGGTCTACTACCTGCGGTTCGACGCGAGGGTGAAGATCGGCACGTCCGCCCGTCCCCGGCAGCGGCTGGCAGCGATCCGGCACGACGAACTCCTCGCCTTCGAACCGGGTGATCGCGCCCGCGAACGCGAGCGCCACATCCGGTTCGCCGCCCTGCGCGAAGGGGGCGAATGGTTCCGCGCCGACCGCGACCTGCTGTCCTTCGTCGCCGACCTGCGCGGTGACACCGACCCGTGGCATGCGTATGCGCGCTGGATCGGCGACGCGTATCGGGCCCGAGGGTGA
- a CDS encoding glutamate decarboxylase — translation MTDTAARPDDVSRTELNPLFARDGEATDFPIDRLPDGESLPDTAYQVVHDESMLDGNARLNLATFVGTWMDASAEKLYKESADKNMIDKDEYPQTAEIESRCWKMIANLWNVPDADDAIGTSTIGSSEACMLGGLALKRRWQHARRAKGLPTDKPNLVLSSAVQVCWEKFCNYWDVEPRYVPISREHKVLDGHDLADYVDENTIGVVAIMGVTYTGMYEPVAEIAKALDAIQASTGLDVKIHVDGASGGMIAPFLQPDLEWDFRVERVVSISTSAHKYGLVYPGLGWVVWRSVSDLPEDLVFDVTYLGGHMPTFALNFSRPGAQVLLQYYLFLRLGWDGYRRVQQASQDVAVYLATEIGKMDAFELWNDGTDIPVFAWQQADGHTDTWNLYHLSERLRLKGWLVPAYPMPDGLADLVVQRIVVRNGLSHSLADALLRDIREAVDHLDRLETPMPVEGQTTTFTH, via the coding sequence ATGACCGACACGGCCGCTCGTCCCGACGATGTCTCCCGCACCGAACTCAACCCGCTCTTCGCCCGCGACGGCGAGGCGACGGACTTCCCGATCGACCGCCTTCCCGACGGCGAGTCCCTCCCCGACACGGCGTATCAGGTCGTGCACGACGAGTCGATGCTCGATGGGAACGCGCGCCTGAATCTCGCGACATTCGTCGGCACGTGGATGGATGCATCGGCGGAGAAGCTCTACAAGGAGTCCGCCGACAAGAACATGATCGACAAGGACGAGTATCCGCAGACCGCGGAGATCGAGTCACGGTGCTGGAAGATGATCGCGAACCTGTGGAACGTGCCCGACGCGGACGACGCGATCGGCACATCCACCATCGGCTCCAGCGAGGCGTGCATGCTCGGCGGACTCGCCCTGAAGCGCCGCTGGCAGCACGCGCGACGCGCGAAGGGACTGCCCACCGACAAGCCCAACCTGGTGCTGTCGTCGGCCGTGCAGGTGTGCTGGGAGAAGTTCTGCAACTACTGGGACGTGGAGCCCCGATACGTGCCCATCTCCCGCGAGCACAAGGTGCTCGACGGACACGACCTGGCCGACTACGTCGACGAGAACACGATCGGCGTCGTCGCGATCATGGGTGTGACCTACACCGGCATGTACGAGCCGGTTGCCGAGATCGCGAAGGCCCTCGATGCGATTCAGGCCTCGACCGGGCTCGATGTCAAGATCCACGTCGACGGCGCCTCGGGCGGGATGATCGCCCCGTTCCTCCAGCCCGACCTGGAGTGGGACTTCCGCGTCGAGCGCGTCGTGTCCATCAGCACGTCCGCTCACAAGTACGGCCTGGTCTATCCGGGTCTCGGCTGGGTCGTGTGGCGCTCGGTCTCCGACCTTCCCGAGGACCTCGTCTTCGACGTCACCTACCTCGGCGGCCACATGCCGACCTTCGCGCTGAACTTCTCCCGACCGGGGGCCCAGGTTCTGCTGCAGTACTACCTGTTCCTGCGTCTCGGGTGGGATGGCTACCGCCGCGTGCAGCAGGCCTCCCAGGATGTCGCGGTGTACCTGGCGACCGAGATCGGCAAGATGGACGCGTTCGAGCTGTGGAACGACGGCACCGACATCCCGGTGTTCGCCTGGCAGCAGGCCGACGGCCACACCGACACCTGGAACCTCTACCACCTGTCCGAGCGGCTGCGCCTCAAAGGATGGCTCGTGCCCGCCTACCCCATGCCCGACGGTCTCGCCGATCTCGTCGTGCAGCGCATCGTCGTGCGCAACGGCCTCTCGCACAGCCTCGCCGACGCTCTCCTGCGCGACATCCGCGAGGCCGTCGATCACCTCGACCGCCTCGAGACGCCGATGCCGGTGGAGGGCCAGACGACCACTTTCACGCACTGA
- a CDS encoding zinc-dependent alcohol dehydrogenase codes for MRALTWQGRRNVSVETVPDPRIEEPTDAIVRITSTAICGSDLHLYEIFGPFIDPGDVLGHEPMGIVEEVGAAVTNLSPGQRVVIPFNISCGECFMCRRGLQSQCETTQVTEYGTGASLFGYTKLYGQVPGGQAELLRVPLADYNTVPVGADLPDDRYLFLSDILPTAWQGVDYASVPDGGTLAVLGLGPVGQFAARIGAHRGFRVIGIDPVAERRDMAARHGVEAHGDDDAVERVLSETAGRGADAVIDAVGMEAHGAPFIRAAHHALGHLPDAVTRPVMDKAGVDRLAAVYSGIDMVRRGGTLSISGVYGGDADVLPMKTMFDKQLSLRMGQCNVKRWIDDIMPLVEDAADPLGIDDLVTHHASLEDAPSLYETFQKKEDGCIKVVLRP; via the coding sequence ATGCGCGCATTGACCTGGCAGGGCCGGCGGAACGTCTCGGTGGAGACGGTGCCCGACCCGCGGATCGAGGAGCCGACCGACGCGATCGTCCGCATCACGTCCACGGCGATCTGCGGATCCGACCTGCATCTCTACGAGATCTTCGGTCCGTTCATCGATCCGGGCGATGTGCTCGGCCACGAGCCCATGGGCATCGTCGAAGAGGTCGGCGCCGCGGTGACGAACCTGTCGCCCGGCCAGCGGGTCGTCATCCCGTTCAACATCTCGTGCGGTGAATGCTTCATGTGCCGCCGCGGGCTGCAGTCGCAGTGCGAGACGACGCAGGTGACCGAGTACGGCACCGGTGCTTCGCTGTTCGGCTACACCAAGCTCTACGGTCAGGTTCCCGGGGGTCAGGCCGAGCTGCTGCGCGTTCCGCTGGCCGACTACAACACGGTGCCCGTCGGCGCGGACCTGCCCGATGACCGATACCTGTTCCTCAGCGATATCCTCCCCACGGCCTGGCAGGGCGTCGACTATGCGAGCGTGCCGGACGGGGGAACCCTCGCGGTGCTGGGGCTCGGCCCGGTGGGGCAGTTCGCTGCCCGGATCGGTGCGCACCGGGGCTTTCGGGTCATCGGGATCGACCCCGTCGCCGAACGGCGCGACATGGCGGCCCGGCACGGGGTCGAGGCGCACGGCGACGACGACGCGGTCGAGCGGGTGCTCAGCGAGACCGCCGGGCGCGGGGCGGATGCCGTCATCGACGCCGTCGGCATGGAGGCGCACGGCGCACCGTTCATCCGAGCCGCCCACCACGCCCTCGGCCACCTGCCCGACGCGGTCACCCGGCCCGTCATGGACAAGGCGGGTGTCGATCGCCTGGCGGCGGTGTATTCCGGCATCGACATGGTGCGCCGCGGCGGCACCCTGTCGATCAGCGGCGTCTACGGCGGCGATGCCGACGTGCTGCCGATGAAGACGATGTTCGACAAGCAGCTGAGCCTGCGGATGGGGCAGTGCAACGTCAAGCGCTGGATCGACGACATCATGCCGCTCGTCGAGGACGCCGCCGACCCCTTGGGGATCGACGACCTCGTCACCCACCACGCATCGCTCGAAGACGCTCCCTCGCTCTACGAGACGTTCCAGAAGAAGGAGGATGGGTGCATCAAGGTCGTGCTGCGGCCGTGA
- a CDS encoding cation diffusion facilitator family transporter, translated as MRRFGRTDLPPEQQDALRRAIRWEWITILHMVVAVVLIALVLGGSQALKTAWIEDMLSLIPQITFLIALLLIRKRPSRAYPYGLHRAMGVGHLVAGVTLIGVGGTLAVEAVLGLVRLEHPAIGTVQLFGETIWLGWLMIAVSVLTGIGPIVFARAKLKIAPTLHNKLLYADADMAKADWTTTLSTVIGILGIAFGVWWLDGAAALFISTSIVWDGWRNTRAAVLDLMDQRARTEDDSRVHPLATDVLRTLEGERWVRSAGIRLRDMGQVFHVEAFVVPRRGRADLGDIGRARERVAALDWKMPDVVIVPVDEIPPEAETLATR; from the coding sequence GTGAGGCGCTTCGGTCGCACCGACCTGCCGCCCGAACAGCAGGACGCGCTGCGGCGGGCGATCCGCTGGGAGTGGATCACGATCCTCCACATGGTCGTCGCCGTCGTCCTGATAGCGCTCGTGCTCGGCGGTTCGCAGGCGCTGAAGACGGCCTGGATCGAAGACATGCTGTCGCTGATCCCGCAGATCACGTTCCTGATTGCTCTCCTCCTCATCCGCAAACGCCCTTCCCGTGCCTACCCCTACGGCCTTCATCGGGCGATGGGAGTGGGGCACCTCGTCGCGGGTGTCACCCTGATCGGTGTGGGGGGCACGCTGGCCGTGGAGGCGGTGCTCGGGCTAGTGCGGCTTGAGCATCCCGCGATCGGCACGGTGCAGCTGTTCGGAGAGACGATCTGGCTCGGGTGGCTCATGATCGCCGTGTCCGTCCTCACCGGGATCGGCCCGATCGTCTTCGCCCGCGCGAAGCTGAAGATCGCCCCGACCCTGCACAACAAGCTGCTCTATGCCGACGCCGACATGGCGAAGGCGGACTGGACGACGACCCTCTCGACCGTCATCGGCATCCTCGGCATCGCCTTCGGGGTCTGGTGGCTCGATGGGGCCGCCGCCCTCTTCATCTCGACCAGCATCGTGTGGGACGGTTGGCGTAACACGCGGGCCGCCGTGCTGGATCTGATGGATCAGCGTGCGCGCACCGAGGACGACTCGCGGGTGCACCCGCTGGCGACGGACGTGCTGCGCACCCTCGAGGGTGAGCGGTGGGTGCGGTCTGCCGGCATCCGCCTGCGGGACATGGGTCAGGTGTTCCATGTGGAGGCGTTCGTGGTGCCGCGTCGCGGGCGCGCCGACCTCGGCGATATCGGGCGGGCGCGGGAGAGGGTCGCGGCGCTGGATTGGAAGATGCCGGACGTGGTCATCGTCCCGGTGGACGAGATCCCGCCGGAGGCGGAAACCCTGGCGACGCGGTGA
- a CDS encoding carbohydrate ABC transporter permease, protein MSRVLPGDTDAQAAEDRPAESGSALPDPARAVRRVADPKQTARRRRGLRRTLVIAALSVMTVIYAYPFIWLVSASFKPRGEVFDNRLIPETFTLDNYVQVWVDAPVALWLLNTLIVTVLASVTVTFSSAMVAWGFAYFRFRGRGFLFGLVLATMMLPGAVTMIPTFLIWNALGFVGTLVPLWGQNLFASAFYVFLLRQFMLGLPRDLFDAARVDGASQWAVFWRIALPLCKPALAVTLVFEVQAVWTDLMRALIYLRDSSTFTIPRGLKSLVDAFGFGGEWHWEIIVTASVIATIPMIIVFFLGQKQIIQGVSTSGMKG, encoded by the coding sequence ATGAGCCGCGTGCTTCCCGGCGACACCGACGCGCAGGCGGCCGAGGATCGGCCGGCCGAGAGCGGGTCCGCGCTTCCCGACCCGGCGCGCGCGGTGCGCCGCGTCGCCGATCCGAAGCAAACCGCCCGGCGACGGCGCGGCCTGCGCCGGACGCTCGTGATCGCCGCGCTGAGCGTGATGACCGTGATCTACGCCTACCCTTTCATCTGGCTGGTCAGCGCATCGTTCAAGCCGCGAGGCGAGGTCTTCGACAATCGGCTCATCCCCGAGACCTTCACGCTCGACAATTACGTGCAGGTATGGGTCGATGCACCGGTGGCGCTGTGGCTGCTCAACACCCTCATCGTCACCGTGCTGGCCTCGGTGACGGTGACCTTCTCCAGCGCGATGGTCGCATGGGGGTTCGCGTACTTCCGCTTCCGCGGCCGCGGCTTCCTCTTCGGCCTCGTGCTGGCGACGATGATGCTGCCGGGCGCCGTCACGATGATCCCGACCTTCCTCATCTGGAACGCCCTCGGCTTCGTCGGCACGCTCGTCCCGCTGTGGGGTCAGAACCTCTTCGCGAGCGCGTTCTACGTCTTCCTCCTGCGCCAGTTCATGCTGGGCCTTCCCCGTGATCTGTTCGATGCCGCCCGAGTGGATGGGGCCTCTCAGTGGGCGGTCTTCTGGCGCATCGCGCTGCCTCTGTGCAAGCCTGCACTCGCGGTGACCCTGGTGTTCGAGGTGCAGGCGGTGTGGACCGACCTGATGCGGGCTCTCATCTACCTGCGCGACTCGTCGACGTTCACGATCCCCCGGGGCCTGAAGTCCCTCGTGGACGCCTTCGGCTTCGGCGGGGAATGGCACTGGGAGATCATCGTAACCGCCAGCGTCATCGCGACCATCCCCATGATCATCGTGTTCTTCCTCGGTCAGAAGCAGATCATCCAGGGCGTGAGCACGAGCGGGATGAAGGGGTGA